In Candidatus Eisenbacteria bacterium, the following proteins share a genomic window:
- a CDS encoding aminotransferase class V-fold PLP-dependent enzyme, whose protein sequence is MDRLIYLDNAATSYPKPEEVYSFMDDFYRKNGVNPGRSGYDMCLVAGQILEETRKLLTREWNGTDPNRLVFGYNSTDALNLAILGLLQPGDHAITTNLEHNSVLRPLHLLSLSGVEVEHVPFDAKGFVHPDEFRRRIKKNTRLVAVNHGSNVIGTVQPIEAIGRICRENGVLFLIDASQTAGMIPIDMQYQHLDVICFTGHKSLMGPMGIGGMYVREGVDISHTRAGGTGVRSAVRAHLDEYPYRMEYGTPNLPGIAGLNAGVRWIQSRGIGNIYRHEMELLRRLRDGLSSIDGVVLYCQDDLRDHISVLIFNIVGLEAMDVGTMLDVDYGIASRTGLHCAPRVHEQLGIDKIHGAVRLGIGPFNTPEEVDETVGAVREIAKVATKKKLQPS, encoded by the coding sequence GTGGACAGACTGATCTACCTCGACAACGCCGCCACTTCTTACCCCAAGCCCGAGGAAGTCTACTCTTTCATGGATGACTTCTATCGGAAGAATGGCGTCAATCCGGGCCGGTCCGGTTATGACATGTGCCTGGTCGCCGGACAGATCCTCGAGGAGACACGGAAGCTCCTGACCCGCGAGTGGAACGGAACCGACCCAAACCGGCTCGTCTTCGGCTACAACTCGACCGACGCGCTGAACCTCGCCATCCTCGGCCTCCTACAACCGGGCGATCACGCGATCACAACGAACCTGGAGCACAACTCCGTCCTGCGGCCGCTCCATCTGCTATCTCTTTCGGGCGTCGAGGTCGAGCATGTTCCCTTCGACGCCAAGGGCTTCGTCCATCCCGATGAGTTCCGCAGAAGGATCAAGAAGAACACGCGGCTCGTCGCGGTCAACCACGGGTCAAACGTCATCGGCACCGTGCAGCCGATCGAAGCCATCGGACGGATCTGCCGCGAGAACGGCGTTCTCTTCCTGATCGACGCCTCGCAGACGGCGGGCATGATCCCGATCGACATGCAGTATCAGCACCTCGACGTCATCTGCTTCACCGGACACAAGTCCCTCATGGGCCCCATGGGGATCGGCGGCATGTACGTCCGTGAGGGCGTCGACATCAGCCATACGCGCGCCGGCGGGACCGGCGTGCGATCAGCCGTCCGCGCGCACCTCGATGAGTATCCCTATCGCATGGAGTACGGCACGCCGAACCTCCCGGGTATCGCGGGACTGAACGCGGGGGTCCGCTGGATTCAGAGCCGCGGGATCGGCAACATCTACCGCCATGAAATGGAGCTGCTCCGGCGGCTGCGGGACGGCCTTTCCTCGATCGACGGCGTCGTCCTCTACTGCCAGGACGATCTCCGCGACCACATCAGCGTTCTCATCTTCAACATCGTGGGATTGGAAGCGATGGACGTCGGGACGATGCTGGACGTCGACTATGGGATCGCCAGCCGCACCGGGCTGCACTGCGCGCCCCGCGTCCACGAGCAGCTCGGGATCGACAAGATCCACGGCGCCGTCCGGTTGGGCATCGGCCCCTTCAATACGCCCGAGGAAGTCGACGAGACCGTCGGGGCCGTTCGCGAGATAGCGAAGGTCGCGACGAAGAAGAAGCTCCAGCCGAGCTAG
- a CDS encoding (Fe-S)-binding protein produces MRPEEDRVDIDRILSLPLETGSQEKAAGQSLPSVGRGDLMTYDAAQNNPGRFADLVRRKLNRSLVASLEACVHCGLCADSCHYALARPDDPRMVPAYKADQVRRMYKRIVGWTGRLVPGLVHAKRPASDEDLNRLKNVVFGTCSACRRCTMNCPMGVENAAIVRFARGILADLGIVPEGVFNVSRDQWESGNQMGVSEQDYLETIDWVKEELQAETGDPSIDLPVDVEGCDFMYTINPREVKFDPRSLANAAKIFKLAGESWTLPRWGWDQTNFGLFSGDDRLGGFVARNAYEAAERLKAKRIVISECGHGYRSTRWEGYNWAGYDQKLPTESVVVTIQRYIREGRITVDPSRNPDPVTFHDSCNIARSGDLIAQPRWVLRRVCSDFREMHPNGRENYCCTGGSGLLSMAEYRPLRLEVARIKAEQLKATGAKVLCTMCHNCIDGLNDVVKHYRLDMKVVQVMDLVAGALVAPE; encoded by the coding sequence GTGCGTCCGGAAGAGGACAGGGTCGACATCGACAGGATCCTCTCGCTTCCCCTCGAGACCGGCTCACAGGAGAAAGCCGCCGGACAGTCCCTCCCTTCGGTAGGTCGGGGCGACCTGATGACATATGACGCGGCGCAGAATAACCCAGGCCGGTTCGCGGATCTCGTGCGGAGGAAGCTGAACCGGAGCCTGGTGGCCTCGTTGGAGGCGTGCGTCCACTGCGGGCTCTGTGCCGATTCGTGCCACTACGCTCTCGCCCGCCCCGACGACCCGCGCATGGTCCCCGCCTACAAGGCGGACCAGGTTCGGCGCATGTACAAGCGCATCGTCGGCTGGACGGGACGGCTGGTTCCAGGGCTGGTGCATGCCAAGAGACCCGCGAGCGACGAGGACCTGAACCGGCTCAAGAACGTCGTCTTCGGGACTTGCAGCGCGTGCCGCCGCTGCACGATGAACTGCCCGATGGGGGTCGAGAACGCCGCCATCGTCCGCTTCGCGCGCGGCATCCTCGCAGATCTCGGGATCGTTCCCGAAGGGGTGTTCAACGTCTCGCGGGACCAGTGGGAGTCCGGCAACCAGATGGGGGTCTCGGAGCAGGACTACCTCGAGACCATCGACTGGGTGAAGGAGGAGCTCCAGGCAGAGACGGGGGACCCGTCGATCGATCTCCCGGTCGACGTCGAGGGATGCGACTTCATGTACACGATCAACCCGCGCGAGGTGAAGTTCGATCCCCGTTCGCTCGCGAACGCGGCGAAGATCTTCAAGCTCGCGGGGGAGTCCTGGACCCTGCCCCGATGGGGGTGGGACCAGACGAATTTCGGCCTTTTCTCAGGCGATGACCGTCTCGGCGGATTCGTCGCCCGCAACGCATACGAGGCGGCGGAGCGGCTCAAGGCAAAGCGGATCGTCATCTCGGAATGCGGCCACGGATACCGTTCGACCCGCTGGGAGGGGTACAACTGGGCCGGGTACGATCAGAAGCTCCCGACAGAGTCCGTGGTCGTGACGATCCAGCGCTACATCCGCGAAGGGAGGATCACGGTCGATCCCTCTCGCAATCCCGATCCGGTCACCTTCCACGACTCGTGCAACATCGCGCGCTCCGGCGACCTGATCGCTCAGCCCCGATGGGTCCTGCGCCGCGTCTGTTCCGACTTCCGGGAGATGCACCCGAACGGCCGGGAGAACTACTGCTGCACGGGGGGGAGCGGTCTACTCTCCATGGCCGAGTACCGCCCCCTGCGTCTCGAAGTCGCCCGCATCAAGGCGGAGCAGCTCAAAGCGACCGGGGCGAAGGTTCTCTGCACGATGTGCCACAACTGCATCGACGGCCTTAACGACGTGGTCAAGCACTACCGGCTCGACATGAAAGTCGTCCAGGTCATGGACTTGGTGGCAGGCGCGCTGGTCGCGCCGGAGTGA
- a CDS encoding OsmC family protein codes for MDLITVKGRPGGGAEIVVRGHRWTGDMSLSDGGGDIGPSPSEWLVASLGACIVMMVRSYCERHGWRDGHVAVSMTYEMAGDPVRIDGIVADLEIPRDVPEDRRPAVLRIAEVCPIHATLQRPPRIDLEIT; via the coding sequence ATGGACCTGATCACGGTCAAGGGGCGGCCCGGCGGCGGAGCCGAGATCGTGGTTCGCGGTCATCGCTGGACGGGAGATATGTCGCTCTCCGACGGGGGAGGCGACATCGGTCCGTCCCCCTCCGAATGGCTCGTTGCATCCCTCGGGGCCTGCATCGTCATGATGGTGCGCTCCTACTGCGAGCGACACGGGTGGAGGGACGGCCACGTGGCGGTCTCGATGACCTACGAGATGGCGGGCGATCCGGTCCGCATCGATGGCATCGTGGCCGACCTCGAGATCCCGCGCGACGTGCCCGAAGACCGCCGTCCCGCGGTGCTGCGGATCGCGGAGGTCTGCCCGATCCACGCCACGCTTCAGAGGCCCCCACGCATCGATCTCGAGATCACCTGA